From one Enterococcus sp. DIV2402 genomic stretch:
- a CDS encoding peptidoglycan recognition protein family protein encodes MLPINKKISTYNHYGYNNIKYIVVHDVGTRSTAKNNVDYFSGGNRNASAHYFVDDTSIWQSVEDSKGAWHVGDGNGIYGISNTNSIGVEMCLPSGSVTTKTEANTIELLQYLMKKYNISIDRVVRHYDASRKNCPAQFNLDKKWTRWYVFKNKLMNDAKATFTVFTSKFKIGDIVTVQLLADKYQTGQKIKSFVKGNKYTIKQVKIVNQSMSNYAYLLGGINSWVLEQDLK; translated from the coding sequence ATGTTACCAATCAATAAAAAAATTAGCACATACAATCATTATGGCTATAACAATATTAAATATATTGTAGTACATGATGTAGGTACACGTTCCACTGCAAAAAATAATGTCGATTACTTTAGTGGAGGCAACCGCAATGCATCTGCTCATTATTTTGTAGATGACACAAGTATTTGGCAATCGGTAGAAGATAGCAAAGGGGCTTGGCACGTAGGAGATGGTAATGGAATTTATGGTATTAGCAATACAAATAGTATAGGTGTTGAAATGTGTCTCCCTTCAGGTTCAGTTACAACAAAAACAGAAGCAAATACCATCGAATTATTACAATATTTGATGAAGAAATACAATATTTCAATTGATCGAGTAGTTCGTCATTATGATGCTAGTCGTAAGAATTGTCCTGCTCAATTTAATTTGGATAAAAAGTGGACACGCTGGTATGTATTTAAAAATAAATTGATGAACGATGCAAAAGCTACGTTCACTGTTTTTACAAGTAAATTTAAAATTGGGGACATCGTAACTGTCCAACTGCTTGCTGACAAATACCAAACTGGGCAAAAAATTAAAAGTTTTGTAAAAGGTAATAAATACACAATCAAACAAGTAAAAATTGTTAATCAATCTATGTCTAACTATGCATATTTATTGGGAGGGATTAATAGTTGGGTTTTAGAACAAGACTTAAAATAA